AGAAAAAATAGTACTTGGAACTGTCCTTAATATTATTCCTAAGGGAAAAGAATATGACAATATTCTTTCTTTTGACAGTTTTAAAGATTCTATAAACTTCTATATAAATTCAGAAAATTTATCAAACAGTTTTGATACTTTAAAAACTCAGCTCCTTGATAACATAAATAAAAAAATCAAAAAAAATATGAGAATACTTTCTCTTGTAGAAAAAGAAGCAATAGAAAAACAAGATTTTATAAAATACAAAGAACAAGGAGATATTCTCGCTGCATCTATATATACCCTTAAAAGAGGTATGACTTCCCTTGAAACTTATGATTTTTATAATAATAAAGATATTTCTATACCACTTGATCCACAGATAACTCCACAAGAAAATCTAGAAAAACTTTATAAAAGATACAATAAGCTAAAAAGGGGAATGGAAGCTAACAAAAGAAGATTCATAGAAATAAATGAGGAATTAGATTACTTAAATAGTATCAAATTATTTATTGATAACAGTTCTAATACTGATAATTTAAAACTTATACAGGAAGAGTTAATATCACAAGGATATATAAGAATACAGCAGAAAAAAGGAAACAGAAAAAAGCAGATAAAAGAAATTGGATATGGATTAATTGAATTTGAAAATTTTAAAATATTATATGGAAGAAATAACACTGAAAATGATAATTTAACTTTTAAAATTGCTGATAAAGAGGATATATGGTTACATTCTAAAAATATTCCAGGTTCTCATGTTATTATAAAAGCAAATGAAATTACAGAAGAAATGCTTTTAAAGGGTGCTGAAGTAGCAGCATATTTTTCTAAAAGCTCTGCTGGTGATAAAATTAGTGTAGACTATACCAAAAAAAGATATATAAATAAACCAAAGGGAAGTAAACCTGGGTTTGTGACTTATGAAAATGAAAAAAATATTCTTATTGAAAAGCCAAATAAAATATAATTCAAAGAGCCTTATCAAAAATAGAAGAAAAACTTCAATTTTGATAGGCTCTTTTTATAACTATAATTATACATGTTAAAACATATTTTTAATACTGTTTTAACATACACCTATATTATATTCCCCCCAGAATGTTTACTATAGATCATAATCTAGTTTTTCATTTTTATCTTCAGAATCTGAATCTACAGTAGTAGTAGTTTCTTCAGTTCCAAGTCCTTGATATACTGCATCTCCAAATCCTAATAATGGATAAAATACAAATGAAAGTAGAGCAAGTCCTATTCCAAATCCTGTAGTTTTTCCAAATGCTTTTGCAACTTCAATACTTACAATAATCATAATAACTATATTTGCTATTGGTACAAATAATAGTAATAGATACCACCAAGGTTTTTTTGCAATTTCAGTGATTAAAAGGTACATGTTATAAACAGGAACAATTCCTTTCCATCCTTCCATTCCAGCCTTCTCAAAAGTTTTCCACATTCCTGCAAAAGCAAGAATCATTAAAATTAATCCTATCATCTTTCCTCCTTGAAAATCTAAATTGTTCTTGATACTTCATTACTATATACTAACTAAAAAGAAAAGAATAATATATTTTTTATATGATAACCATTTATATTCTTGAATTCTAAAACATTTACATAATATTTTTTTATTTTATTTTTTATTCCATGTTATATAAAATATTCATATAGTTTTCTATCGCTGCTGAAAAGCTGAATTAATAAAATTTTATATAAGATTATATTTTATTTCTATTATTAAAAATTAAAAAAAATTAATAAATTATACTTTGATTTAATCAACAGCAAAATATGTCTTTAATTCTTTTATTCAACTGTGAATATACATATGTAAACCTTCTAGTTGCTAAACTATTGTAAAATAAAAAAATTTTAGGATTTCCATTATAAAATCCCTAAAACTCTTTTATGTTTTTTACCATTTTTATAACTCTTTTTTTTCTTTTTTAATTCTGAAATATCCCATATCATTTTTTTCAATTTTTTCATTCTTTAATAAATTTCCAACTGCTCTTTTAAATGCTTTTTTACTCATATTAAAATAATCAATGATTTCTTCTGGAGTGCTTTTGTCAGTAAATCCAAAACTATTTCCAAGAAGTCTCATCTTTTCATATACAAGCTCTGCATCTTTATCCATTTGAATATAAGCAAGTTCCCTTGGAGTCAGATCAATTTTTCCATCTTCTCTCACTCTAATTACTCTAGCTTCTATTACATCTCCAACTTTATAATCTTTAAAATACTCATTCTTAGGTATAAGTCCAAAATATCTATCTTCTACAGCAACAAAAACTCCTATCTCTGGATTAATTCCATAAACAGTTCCACTTATTACATCATTTTTTTGCATTTCTGTTGATGGAAGAAGAAATTTATATATTTTCATAGTAGCAGAAAGTCTTCCCTTACTGTCTTCATATATACCTACAAGATATTTTTTCCCTATTTCTACTTTTCCTACTTGCTGACTCTTTGGAAGAAGAAGTTCCTTTTTTAATCCCCAATCCATAAATGCTCCTAAAGTTGGATGAATATCTGTTACTTCTAATTTGGCTAAATT
The Fusobacterium sp. DNA segment above includes these coding regions:
- a CDS encoding S1 RNA-binding domain-containing protein, producing MIKIGKRQKMVINNFASVGAYLHGGTDDDKDNILLPNNELEGRNLKEGDEVEVLIYMDSEDRPVATFRKTEALVGNLAKLEVTDIHPTLGAFMDWGLKKELLLPKSQQVGKVEIGKKYLVGIYEDSKGRLSATMKIYKFLLPSTEMQKNDVISGTVYGINPEIGVFVAVEDRYFGLIPKNEYFKDYKVGDVIEARVIRVREDGKIDLTPRELAYIQMDKDAELVYEKMRLLGNSFGFTDKSTPEEIIDYFNMSKKAFKRAVGNLLKNEKIEKNDMGYFRIKKEKKEL
- a CDS encoding NFACT family protein; this encodes MFYIDGVSLSKIKDELKENLSGKKINKITKNTEVSLSVYFGKTELVFSCNPSFPICYIADSKESTLENSTGLAANMRKHLLNAMLTDVQQLGFDRILCFKFAKINELGEVKNYFIYFEIMGKYSNFIFTDEEDKIIDLLKRFSLEENRLRALFPGLKYEQPIIDEKISPLNITKDEFNKFKAENSLLKNIEGLGKLTVQNITNFDNFVQLLNTPSQPKIFLNKEKIVLGTVLNIIPKGKEYDNILSFDSFKDSINFYINSENLSNSFDTLKTQLLDNINKKIKKNMRILSLVEKEAIEKQDFIKYKEQGDILAASIYTLKRGMTSLETYDFYNNKDISIPLDPQITPQENLEKLYKRYNKLKRGMEANKRRFIEINEELDYLNSIKLFIDNSSNTDNLKLIQEELISQGYIRIQQKKGNRKKQIKEIGYGLIEFENFKILYGRNNTENDNLTFKIADKEDIWLHSKNIPGSHVIIKANEITEEMLLKGAEVAAYFSKSSAGDKISVDYTKKRYINKPKGSKPGFVTYENEKNILIEKPNKI
- a CDS encoding DUF5684 domain-containing protein, translated to MIGLILMILAFAGMWKTFEKAGMEGWKGIVPVYNMYLLITEIAKKPWWYLLLLFVPIANIVIMIIVSIEVAKAFGKTTGFGIGLALLSFVFYPLLGFGDAVYQGLGTEETTTTVDSDSEDKNEKLDYDL